CttaaattttcagtttttcaacaCTTGTAGTTATTGCTCGGCTGCTACAGACCTGCCACTTCCACTCATCCCTCCCCACACCACCGCCCCATAATAACCCAAGCATCCCCCCTACCATTTGTTTTAAGTTATTCTGAACCCCAGGTGGAGCAGGCAGACCACTCTAactgaacagaataaaaattatatatatgttcATCTCCACATATTAATTCTTCCTGAGTTTGGATGCAGTGCAAAGTTGGAAAGATATTTTTTATGTCATTTCCTTTTTGATCACTGGGCACCGTTAATCAAATGAAACGTGATTTTTTGTTTAGAACATCTTCGAtggctggatttttcttttttgtgcgcTGGTTCTAGCAAAGGAACTGGTTGATGCATTTAAAAATGGTAGCAGTAGggatggatttaaaaaaaggatCGAGGAAAAAGCTGGAATAGAGGAAAataggaatgaaagaaaaattaaagctttAAGAGATGGTTTTAAAACTCAGAacatgtaaaagaaagaaaagaaaacgaaAGTATCTGCAATATGCttatgtgaaaaaataaaattaaatgaagcCTTAATATCAAGCACTTGTAGTTCTAAACAGCACTGGAAAATATTTGTGCTTGTCCTTTTAGCCATTTTGTCCGCCACTGCTATTAGAAGTGGCGGTGGAATATATATACACAGGATAAAAGGAGAAAGGGGTGAGAAAGCATAATAATTTGAGAGCTTTAATGTCTGTCTAACATGCAGGGAATAAATTGAACTTAGGGTTCGGCAGTGACCAGCATACGTGCTGAAAGTCAAAATGCTTTGGTTTTTTTGGATGTAGAGTGTAATTTCCTGACAGACAAACAGTAAAACAGTAGATCATGCTCTAGAACATTAGCTGGGCAGTAAGAGGTGACGTGTTTGTAGCTGTTTAGCGGGCATTTCCTCCTTATGTCCCCAAAGCAGTTGATATAGGGAGGACAGTTTATTACTTCTGCCCCCCCTACTTGGGAGACCTGCCTCCTTGCTCCGTTGCAAGCTTCCTATGTGACTGGGTAGCCACAGCTGCTCTCAGCAGCCTGAGTGTGGTGATGCCCCAGTTCGCCACCTGTAAGTGAGGAGAGTAGTATTTACCAATTTCAGTATGTTTTAGTAGTTGCGATACTACTGCAAGGGGTTTCTGTGTTAGTACTGAAGAAAGAATATTCCTCTTAATGGTAAATCAAAACTAATGAAGACCCCCCGTCAGCTTGGTTGTGCTTTGGGGAACTTGGAAGTTCTGAAAAGTAATGGTGGGACTCTCTCCGTTTGTGCAGGTGCACACAACAGGAGGAACCACAAGAATCAGAGGGTGAAGAAGCCGGATTACAAGGTCGCCTATGTACAGCTGGTGAGTTAACATGGGTGCTTGCTGGAGTAGAGGAAGGGACTGTTAATCTGCCAAGCTAGAAGTAATGTTCAGTGAACTGTCCAGTTGGCTGCATATTTCTGCCAATCCTCTAATAAAGGCATCATCGTTAAAACCTGCCAGACTGTAAAAAGAGATTTACTGATTTAAATGACTTAGTATAAAAAGCAAATTCAAATAAATCTTTAGTTTTCAAGTCCCATTTTGTTTGAGGCCTATATGTAAGTTATGGTCTGATGTCATATGGTGCTGCTTTGCCAGTAAGTTTCAGGCTGACCCTGTACTCAGTGTGCTGGAAGGTTCACCACTTGTGTGGTTGATTGCTGAAATGTCCAGTAAGTGAAAGAATATAGTGTAAGGGTGGAGAACTTTTTATTAAAGCTCTTTGGATCTTGGAGAGGACTAAGGCATATTCCTTGGAGAGCTTTAAGTCATGTCTAGCAAGTGTGCTTTGTGGCTAAGCTGGGTTCTAAAATGTGTGTTGGTTGCCCAGTGGAAAAGAAGCTTAATGTTCTTACAACTTTCTTTCATAACAGGAGCATATTACAGTTTAGACTTCTTTTGGGCTTACCTATCCCCAcataaaaaagaaacccaaccaaccaaaaaaaacccccttcaTATACAGAAATTGCATTAAAGGAGTGCTATTTATGTTACAAAATTGTAAATTTAAAATTGCTGTTGGCAATGCAACGTCAGTGTTACTCCATACAAGGAATCTGTGTGGGGAGAAACATTGCATGGTCTTGCAGTTTAAAGACTACATAAGAATTCATATGCACTTGGGATCAAATTAAAGATGTACAGACAATTGGAAATCTGGCATTTCCTATTTTTGCAGAGTTTAAATGAGCTTGGAAGTTTTTCTCTTAGCCCCTTTTGAggaggggatggaaagaaaagtggGGACAGCGTATTTCACTAGACAGCCTTTATCTTTGAAGGAACAGTGTAAAATACCCTGTTAATAGAAAGTAACATTTATATTTAGATCAGGCCTAACCTTGGTTTACTATGCTGAAGTTAAAGCTAACCTCCTCTCCACGAAGATTTTGCCTTACAATGGCTATATTGATGGAAAAACACACACCTCTTCaaggaagacagggtctgtgctctgggcaggggggaactTCTCCCCTGATGGAGGGAAGGCTGTTGTCTGGGTGTAGGTTTTTGTCTGTGAGACATCAGGTAAAAATAATTGATTGAGAACACAGCTGAGGAAATGAATGCAAGGAATAGTTTTATATCTGCTAGCCATAAGTTGCCTTCTCTGAGTGTTGTTGGTTAGTAGGTAATTGCAGGCACTTTCCATTGTCATGGCCTCTTGCTGGTGACATTTTTATTCTTAGAGACTCCTTTCCCAGGATTGAAGCAGACATGCATCTTTACTGAGCCTTGGTcagttttcaaattttattttgctgtatttaATGTTGTCTGCTGCACTGAGAAGGAGGTAATCTGCAATCCACAGACAAATGCAGGGGGAAGGAGCCGGAAGCAAAATGATGCTGTTTCATGGAGCAAGTCACACATTTAAGGCAGCATTTTTGCACATTCACTCCAGATCAAACATCTGAACCTGCAACAGTTACCACCACCTTGTGGATAGCTTTGCAGTGTCCCTGGAGTGGAGGATTACCTAAACTAGCTTGGTACTGAAAGCAGTCAGACAGCAGTAGCTCTTTTAATTCCTCCAGCCTCTCATTTTGTCTGCTTGGGCAAATTAGCCTGCACAGAGCCTTGTGATACTGTGACTGAGGACTTCTCCTGCTACGTAAGACAGCATGTCACCCTGTACAGCACAGTCATGTCCCATGGTGCCATCCTTTAGACAAGTTTTTTAAGAATGTCATGCTTTCCAGCTGTCCCGTGGATGGGGGCCAGGCCTGCCTTTTGGTGTTTGCTGTACAGCGTCTAATGTAAGGGAATCCTCACCAGTTTCTGGACTCTGTTGGGTGAAGCTGGATCTGTGCATCCTCGCTTCACTTCATTCCTGGtctctttgttctttttgttgttgctgttatctGTTAACTCCTTTAACATTTAgacctttctatttttttttcttttgttttttgcctttcaTCACTAGTTCTGGTGTCTCAGACACTGAGCTCCCAGTTATGTGTTCATATCAACTTTAAACAGTGGGTGAGGCCAGAAACCCAGTGTCAGTTCTGAAACTGAAGGTTTTGCCTTCAGTCTCATTCATGGTTTGATTCTGGCCAACACAGGCCCTGTGCAGTCCATTGTTAATATCTGCCTAATTTAGGGAAGTCTTTGGTAACCACTGTAAAATCCTATTTTCATGAGAATTATTTAGCATCTGCCGTGAGTCAGAGTGGTTGGGCTTTCCCACCATTTTTACCAGCTGTGTTTTCTCTCATTAATCCAGTTTCAAGTTAAAAATGCTTATGACTGGAAAAATAAGTTCTTGTTTATGGAAGCTCTTGGGTTGATCTTCCTGTTGCCCACTAGGTGGAAGTATTGCTCTTCCTAGTGTGACTTGCTAGCTGCTCTGTTGTGGTTTACCTGAATGAAGTTGAGTATATTCTCATGACTAGTTACGCTTGCCTGCTTCATAAAACATCATCTTATGTGTCCCCACGCAACATATATGTCTATTAACTTACTGCAAGTGTCTTAAAGGTGAAAGATGTATGAAGTCATAGTTGGTATACCCTTAAGAATCAGATTAGTCCCCAGCTGTTCCACATGTAAGAATTGTTGtcctttcttttccaaatactatttcttggagaTTCAGAGCTGTTTACTTTATTCTCAGGCTGTAACTGGACAAATAAATGATCAGTCCAAGCATaatattttcacattaaaaaaatacctcAAATCATAGAAGGCTGTGGATCAACAATATCTTGCCATTCCAGAGCCTGcctacctttttttccctttttggaaTGTGGTGAGAAAGGTTTAAGTTATAGACTCATGGCCATTGCTTTCAAACGCTTCTTTTttacactgttttgttttcttaattaaaatcaaAGCGGTGTATCTTTGCCAAGTAGCTTAAATGAATATCATACAGCAACCTTTCTCTTTACTCTGATAAAGTTATGATTATCCTactgttatattaaaaaaaaaaaaaaatccagtgggaAACTTTACAGTTGCATCAACatcagggaaattaaaaaaaaacaacaacataccctcctcctccttcagtgTTCTCACTGGTTTAGCTCAACAGGTGTTAGCACCCGTGGGAGCCCAAGTGTAGACAAGCCTCTGGAATCCAGAcctatttttaattaaacctGTTTTGAGAAATCTAATGGAGATGGCTGTAAAAAGCAGTCTGACCTTGTCAACATTAGGACTAACACCTATTTAGCCACATGAATGATGGCACAAGTGGGAGCATTTTTGCAAATGCTTTCTCCTCAAACCCTGGCTAGTGTCCTGTACATTCATTGTAATTAACCCATTTGCACATTAGATGTGACAGCAATTTTCATCTTGCATCTAATGAATTCAGAGGAAAATTGGATTCTCTGTATGCTGTGGCATTACCATGTGGATTTTAAAGTTGCTTTCTATGCTGTTTTGCCATACTTGTTATTTTACCATCAGATATTACCACAGAGATGGTCGGAGAATTGTTCAAATGCATTGGATTATTAAACTTAGCTGCATTTGCTGCTACTGCTGGACCAAATCCCACACTGTTGGGAGTCCAACATTTTTTGGTTAACGACACTATAAACATCACTTTTCTCCTAATTCTGAAGGACAGTAGTAAGTGCTTCAATTATCTAAATAATCAGAAGACCTCACAGTTGTTTACATGACCAGTGTTTGCTGCGTCATTCCTACACAATAATATCTGTGCTGACCTTCCATTCCTAAACTTTCCAAGGGATGCAAAGGTCAGAAGAGTATAAGTGCGTTTGTGCTGGATAATCCTTCTTGCAATTTTCTGACATGAGGCTTAGCAGTGGAAAGGTTAACACTTGACTTCATAGGCCTAATTATGGTCACTTAACCTCCCATTAAAATGAATGAAGGCAATTTGTACCACTTGATGTGGTAACTCCTTCTGTAGACTCTGAGAAAAAGGTGTGTCTCCACCCTAAATAACCAAAAAGACTTGAAATGTAAGCTGAAAATATTTGCTTGGTGCTTAGGTCACTTTCCATGTTGAAGAATGTTAGTATTTAAGAAATGAATCTTCATGAGACCTAGTGTATAAATCAATTTTACCTTTGGATAATGCTGAAACACGGATTAGATGTGGGCAGGAGTAGAAGTGGTGCCCTTTTCTACAGTCTAAACACTGAACCACGCATCTCGCTTGTATATAACCTTAGAATTTGCAGCAAAAAGAGAAGTCTCTGGGAAGACCCTAATTCCAGGATAGCAGTGCATAAAATCATCACATTGCCTTTATTTTTATGCCAACAGTAAAATACCCTTTGTAACAACTTCTTCatagtttgcttttttcctttttatttatttattctttaaagcATTATGAGGGCTGTTTATATACAAGAGGACTTGGTGGTAGAGCTTGTCCTGAAAAACTCCAAAATTTGTCAGTGTACCACCTCACGTGGGTGGAAAAGTTCTTTTGCTAACAGTGCAGAATCCAGTTCCAAGGTAGATTAAATTATACAAGCAGAATGATTTCTTTAGCAATTTATTTGCCTTTTCTAGAGGGTTTTCTTTTGGCAGAGCTGTGTCAGGTAGGAGGGTATTCTTGTCTTCTCCCCCTGCCTCTGTGCTCCTAACTAAGGTAATTGGGCTGCCGAAAGTTCTAAAAGAAGGTCAAACCTTAGCCTTTTTAGAGCCCATTTCAGTTTATTATCTTCAAAATTTAAAGGGAAGACCTTGGTTAAATGGCTTGCAAAAGGTAACACGGGGAACAATGTCAGGATTAGGAATAAGCcacatttttgctttctgattGAATATGCTAGCAGTTCATGTTCTAGCAGTCTAGAAACTAGATAAAACCCTCATTCTGTTGAACTTGTTAGAAATTTAGTTGTTCACTTTATCCCAATTAGGATTTCATTCTAAGGATGCATTTTTCGAATAGCTGTCTAATGGATACTTTATAGAATGGAAgacttttacaaaggaaaaaagtatAATATTTTGAACAGCACTACATGACGGAGCGATGATCCATCCATCCCTTTGGTAGACATTTTTTTGAGAAGGTGACATGTGAGCTAGAACTTTGGTAGCCTCTGGCATCATATTGAAGATGCACTGAACGTAAATATGCCTGGATGGACTCAGCCCTTTATGTAAGTTGATGCTCTtggtatttttgaaattttgaaatacCCAAGATACAGGCTTCTTTTGAAAACTAGCTACTGAGCATGCACAACAGCTATTTTTCATACAGTTTTCATCACTCTAGAGTTTTACAGTGTAGTATTACTGCATAGTATTGTTACTTAAGATTTATCAACCTTCAGTTCTCAGGGTGTAATGTCTTGGCTGTTTCAAATAGTGTCTGGCTGCCAGCCAAAATCAGAATTTCTTCACAAAACAAGATCTGGAAAGAGCCAACGTGTCTgtgctgatttttatttattaaaagacTCCAGATACAAATTGACATTTTCAGCTCAATATTTGACTTTCACCAGCCTTGAAATGGGAACTGCGAGCATTTTGATAAACAGCTGAAAGGTTCGTCTGGTTTCACTACGGCCTCTGtgcatatctttttttctttctttttttttttcttttaataaaaactgttttGCAATTCTCAGTGAATTACCATGGATGTTCTTCGTATGCTTTAGGGACCGCTTTCCTTCAATCTACAATATGGGAAGTGCGTCGGTGCTGGAAACATACCCGAGTGGAAGTGCTGCATAAGAACAGCTACTTACTACACTGTTACCAATATAAATAGTTCTCAAACTTTCAGCGTAGGTGGTGTGCCTACCATGTTAGCCTGAAGTGTCTTCTGATTTCTTAGCTAAAATGGCTTCCTTTCCAGAGTGGATGAGTCCTTAGAATTGGCCTTGCCTGTGCTGTAGGTACCATTGGGCTGAGTGACCTGCTTGCAGTGCAGTTAAAATAGTAATTTCTTGTAATGTAAACAAATTATTTTCCAAATGCTTTTGTATGCTAAAGTCTTGGGCAGCCCTTGGCCTCAAGGCCAAGGTGCTTATTCCTACTGCTGGAAGTTTCAGTAGGCTACAGCTTTGGGACTGTTCAAGGACATTAAGACCTGGTTCTGTGCCTCAAAATGCAACTATGCTTTAATTGTCACAGGACAGCTGTGGTAAGCATACCTGTTGGTAATTTAAAAGTACAAAAGAATTTAAACCCCAGAGAGTACACTGTGGAAAGGAAAAACCATGATTTGTTCCAGTTGAGCTTATCCAGGCTAGAATCTAGGAAAGAGCAATGTACACAGCAGCTCCCTTGTTGTTTTTATAGTATGGTCAGGCTCTTAGGAAACCCCCAAGAAGTATGCGCTACAAAAACAACTGGAGCATTGCTGTGTATGAGTTGATATTTCCTAGATTCTAGTCTGGATAAGCTCAACTGGGATAAatcatgttttttctttccaaagtatATGCTTGAGATTTGGATACTTTCACACCTGTAAATTGCCATGTTGGACATATATGGCTGAATGAATCACAACACACGTTCAGCTGGATCAAGGATATGGTGACAGTTTATTCAGATTTAATTATGTCACATTTCTGGTTCCAAAATATACTGTAGATAGCCATGTTGTGGAAGACTCATTTGATCTCCTTTGTGCAACCATTTCATAACTAGGCCTCTGGTTTGGTTATATTTACAGCACAAGTATAAAGAATGGGTGATTTGCAAAAACTGTTTCCGTCTGAGGCAAATAAATGCTTTTGTTGAGATTTCTCTGTGCAGTATTCTGCTGAAAAAGTTCATGTATGCTAAGGTTTGTAAGTGTTTTGGAGAATAATTATTAAGTGGTCCCTAACAGTTAAGTGTTTTATTATGCAAAGTTGCATACtgaatggaaagaaatggaaggGCTGATGCTGTTGAGTTTAATGAAGTTGTGCTTAGTGCAAACACCACTTAAAAAGAAAGTAGATAATGTTAATGGGATAGAACATTTCCACAGAATAATGGTTTCCTGCTGTTAGATAAAAACCAGAGACCaagcaaatgtttattttccaaGTGGGAGACATAGATCTGATGATGATGTTGTACTAAAATGACTTGTCTGTTAGGCAGAATGACTGATGCAGATGTAATCACTTTAATCTCATCACTGATGTATTAGACAGATTGTTCCCACTGTAATTGTTTTACACTCTAGTTTTTATTCCTGTTGATAACAGACCTCTGATATCCGTTATTCTGTATTCCCACATTATCCCCTATAATGACAGCTGCTAGGACTGAACTATAGTCTCTCTTTTACTTAGATGAGATCTAAACAACTGTAACCACTACCCATATTCTAAGTATTAACATAATCAGTGCCTCCCTGCCCCCGCCACCATGCATTTCCCTGATGGTGTTACTTTAACAGAATCACTTATTTCACTGGTCTTGCTTTTACTGTATGACTCAGTACAACATCTTGGGGCTGGTTCAAAGTTGAATATCGTAAGAAGTGTCCATCTCCTGATCATTCACATTCATTCTTTAAAGAACGATGCCAGTGTCTTAATTCGCACACAGAAGGGAAGAGGCTTAAAGTTAGGATATTGGGGGGGAGGGCTCTATGTGTGTCTTGGAggtggggcgggaggggggagaggTCTCGAGAGGTGAGAAGTACGTAACATTTTGCACCAGCTGAAACTTCAGGGTGGTCTTTCGTTGTAGTTTTAGGTGTATGCATCATAGCTACTGCAGAAAGGCTGGAATGTGTGTTTGaccatttgttttctctttaggGCCAAGGACAAACTTTTCAGTTTCCCAACCTAtttccagaaaaagaacaaaccCCAGAAGCTCGCTCTTTTGATGACTTCAAGAATAAATATCTCGAGGAAGAGGCGCAGAGGCAGAGAGGTGACCCCAGACGAGGCGGAGTCCCTGATTGGTTTGGACTTTGATGCAACAAGTCAGCTGCCTTTTTTAGGCTCAGAGGGATTTTAATCAGCAGAACTTGCACTCTTCTCTTCTTGTAATGACCAAGGGTTTATTTTTGAGCAGCCCTTGTTAGCGTGTCTTTTTACCTGGCTATTTGTGCACGACTACAACAAAATGgcccaaaagaaataaaaaggtaaaataaatccGACTGCATCAGATCTTTCCTGTGAACTTGTGGACTGTTTCTGAAATGTGGAATTGCTTGTTGTTGTTTCTGACTGTGTCATTTTGCTTATCCTCTTCCTGCTTCTTTAGGTAATTTGAGTAAAGTAGGAGACGTTATAGTTACCAGGATAAGTGTGGTTTGTGTTGAACAGAACATATAAAAGGCAAGGTAGGACAACCAGAGGTGGACAAGAAGTTGCAGAAAAGTAGACTGTAGGCTCAGAACATAGGTGTACGTATTGTCAGGTATGATGTCCTACTATTTTGTGAATTGCCTTACTTCCAAAGTGACCCCCTTTCCTTAGGGATGTATGTTTGATCTGATTTCACTCCTTTGTTGATGGTTGTGTGGCATCTTGGAGAGGGGGCCTGTTGGATAGCCTTGCAGCCATGCATGTGTGCATTTGATTCAGAAAAGCTTCAAAGAATGGACAAATGTGGTGCACTGTCTCTGCTTGCTGTTGTGCAATGCAGGTGGCTGGCCTGCCCTAGGAACATTTACTGGCATAGCTGTGatagtattccccccccccccaacccgcaGCTACCTTGCAGAGCTGGCAAGAGTCCTGTGTAGACACAGTTGTATTGGCATAAAAATGCTTCTGCCAGTGTAGACTGTTTTGGGCTCAGGACTAGTGAAAAGactctttttactttttctggTGTAACTCCCTCCACTTTTAGGTTGCTGATGTCGCTGCAGTGGTAGAACTGTTCTAGGCCTTCAGGGCTGCTGTATTCAGGTTTTTCATTTGCCTAgctctgctgctgtttctcctCATTTTGATGAGgattatttctctttccctttgtcAAGTAATATGCTCTGCTGGTGTGTCAGAAACAGTGGAAAAAGTGAGGGCTAGGAAGGACTTTACCACAGATAAAGAGAAGGATGTATTTCTGCAGGCCATTAGCTATGATGCCAACACATGCAGGGTTAAATGTATAGCTAAAGTTTCCCTGCCTTTTGAGTTCTGCCACTTAGCAATTGGCAGGGTAGTGAATGAACCCTTGCCTTGAACACTTCTACCCGGGTGCTCTCCTTTATTGTTCTGTGTCTGAACTTCTTGTTTGGACAGCTAGCAAGATGTTTACAAGGAAACAGCTGTTCCCCAGAGAAGCAATCTAAGGAGGATTTTAGGCACCCTCTTCTGTTCATCAGTTGCTTGTTTCCTCCTGCTACTTCCCTTCTTCAGTCCATCTTCTTCTGTGGTTTGTTGCTTACAAGTCCAGTGACTCTCTCACCCCACTCTTTGTCCAACTTCCAAGAGGGATCATGCAGATGATCTGCGTAAGTCAGCTGGTGCTTAAACAGAGAGATGCCCTCAGAGATGAGGGAGACAAGGCAGGATTTGCTAGTCCCATGCTGCTGACAGAGCTGCAATAGTAGATGTGGAAAAATACTGAGTTCACTGAAAACAGTTTTTATGTTTGGCATGTCTGCAAAGCTAACACTTCCGGAGTTTTGTAGTGACACGTGAAACTTAAGGTTAAACCAAGAACTGGCCTGCAGTTTTAAAGTAGGAAGACCGAATTTGTCTAGATAAAAGGGTTTCCTCTCTGATATATGCAGCTCTCTTTTAAGGAGACTGTCTCTCAAGCTGCCAGCTAAATGTGGACTTGATCCATATTGGGGCTGGGTATGGAGTTGATCCATACTGGGACTGGGACTTTGCTCCTACAATATAATGTTATGGAGTTTgctattttttcttcactttcctttGTGGTGGCCTCCAATATAGGTAACTCCATCTTCTCCATGGTGAAGATAAATGAAAAGAATTCATCTAGTGCTGCCATATATCTTCCTAACTGGTTGGTCAGCCTTAAGCAAGCAAGCAGACAGGTATGTGATAGTTCTGGATAAGTGAGGCTGTATTCTGTGTGTTAGGTGTAACAGAAAGGGATATATTAACCATCAGCCTCTCTGCCTTCCCTGTTATGGTCCTCAGGAGAGGTTGGAGTCACCAGCTCCTGTACTGGCATTGAGGACCCATGCTGAGaggagtttatttgcagtcccaAGTATGTTCTAGGCTGAGTGAGTATCAAAAGCCCAGGGCAGGTCTACCATGTTTTGCTACTCTGTGATTTCTCCATGGATGATTAATTTCTAGCTCATGTTCAAGGCAGGTTTCTGTCTGGAATGGCACAAAAGGGAAGAAATAGAGATGAGTATACCCGTATCTATACGAAGCTGCAGCGACCAAATTCTGGCAGATACTCAAGCTCCTTAAGAGAACTTACATTACCAGATGCTTCTCAAATAGTATTCCTGTGAAATTAaggtaagattaaaaaaagaaaattcagagccCCTCACCCACCATTATTTTGCTTTAATGCCCCTGATTGCCGTGGAAATGGGATAAAAAAAGATGTCAAGTCCTTCCCAGTCCACTGCTGGCCAGCATTTCTGAGGAAGTGCCAATGGCTTTGGATGCTTAGTATGATACAGTACTTCACAAATCCCATCCCCCAAACTGCACAGGTAGGCTAGAAAATAATGGAGATAATACTTGAATATGAAGGCAAAATTTGTATCACATACCAGAGAAGTACAGCAAATGAGTGATGAAGCTAGGACAAGCACTCAGAATTACATAGTTCTGTACACGAAATTGTGCTCATTCCAGCACATCCTGGAGTTTTTGTGTGATGCAAAGGATCAGTAGGACCTGTGAGGTTGCATCTAGTCCTGCTATCAGAGAGGTGTCGAGCTGTCCTTGGCTGTATCAGCAGCCTTACCTGTGGGCCAAGAATTTGGATGTATGCGTGAATAACTTCTCCAAGGAGCAAAGTAATGACTTGGTTGAAGAGGCTGATGTTCTTTCTGTGTGCTGGACACAGCAGGAAGAAACCATGTCCCGTGCTTGGCAtgcacagctctgcagctgctggctTCCCTGACATGCAGTGGAGACGTGGAACACAGTTTCGTTCTCCTCTGAATGTGTACAGCCTCCCAAAGAGAGTAATGTGCTGGAACAGTCAGCGGATGCGCAATTGATTGCGTAGGCCACTCTGGTGGAGGCGCGCATTCAGCTACGATGGGCAGCGTCTCAGCAATACCAGTACACTTCAGAGGGAACCtgtgattgcttttttgtttgcttttatttactgttttttaaaacaaaccaaactgaATTGCAAAGAGAGTCAAGTGGCTCTGTAAAGTGGCTCTCCTAACATTGCAACTTCGAAATGGGTTTTGTGCTGTAGCTTCTGCTTGGAAGCTAATGGTAGGCTTGTTATTGGTTGAAGTGGATCACACAAGAATGTGTGGGAGTGTGCAGGTGACAAATTTACTGTGTCTTGTAACCA
This is a stretch of genomic DNA from Apteryx mantelli isolate bAptMan1 chromosome 4, bAptMan1.hap1, whole genome shotgun sequence. It encodes these proteins:
- the MRPL23 gene encoding large ribosomal subunit protein uL23m; translated protein: MAARVRRAVYPLFQPGGPQLRLFRPDFFMAAVRPGVPQPADTAQFRVSMEMTKVDIKNYLEKIYNVPVVAVRTRIQHGAHNRRNHKNQRVKKPDYKVAYVQLGQGQTFQFPNLFPEKEQTPEARSFDDFKNKYLEEEAQRQRGDPRRGGVPDWFGL